The stretch of DNA GGTCCAGAAACCCCACCCGCCGATTATCTTCGGCGGCGAGAGCGAGCCCGCCCTCAAACGCGTCGGGGAAGTCGGCGACGGCTGGTTCGGGATGAATGTCAGCGTTGACGAGGCGCCGGCCAAGATTGGCAGGATCAAGGACTACGCCCGCGCCGCCGGCCGTGATCCGGACGCCTTGCAGTTCGCCATCTCGCCCGGCCTGGGCGCGCCGCTGACGCGCGACGACATCAAGCGCGCCCAGGACGCCGGGGTCGGACAGCTGATCGTGGGACTGTTTCCGGCCGACCGCCAGGCGGTCAAGGACGACATCGCCCGGCTGGCCGAACAGGTCGTCGAACCGGCGGCCAGCCTGTAGCCGGTTGGCTAGGCGAAGATCTCGTCAAAGAAATCCCGCATGGCCTTCCACGAGCGCCGGTCCGTCTGCGCGTGGTAGGCAATGCCGTCCATGCCGGCAGCTGCGGCATCCGGGTTCGTGAAGCTGTGGACGGTCCCGCCGTAGCTGATCACTTGCCAGTTCGCGCCAGCCTTGGTCATTTCTTCCTGAAAGGCGTTGACGTGTTCGGGCGGCACGAAGGGATCGTCGGCGCCGTGACAGACCAGAATCTTGGCCTTGACCTGTCCGGCCTGGGCCGGTTTGTCTGTTTCGAGCGCACCGTGAAACGACACGATGCCGCACAGCGGCGCGCCGTCGCGGGCCAACTCCAGCGAGAAGGAGCCGCCCATGCAAAAGCCGATCATGGCCAGGCGGTCGGCATCGACCTGGGGCAGCCCGGCCAGCGTGTCGAGGGCTGCCCGGCCCCGCTGGCGGAACTTTTCGGCCGTCTCGCGGATGGCGCCGGCGTACTTGACGGCCTCTTGCAGGTCGGTGACCTCGAGGCCGTCGCCATACGGATCAGCGGCCAGGGCGACATAGCCCAGGGCTGCCAGCCGCTGGGCACGTTCCTTGGCGTGCTTACCCAAGCCAAAGGCTTCCGGCATGACCAGGATGCCGGGGCGCTTGTGATCGCTCTGATCGTCCAGGGCCAGATAGCCCTTCAGGGTCACGTCACCGTCCTTATATTCGAGCGTTTCGGTCCTCATGCTGTTCCTCCTTTTTGCTCCAGTGACCTCGGTCCTCAAGAAAAATAGTGGGATCGCCCGCCCCGATTCAAGACCTGGCTCACGAATTTTCGCGCTCCCGATAATCGCCAAAGCCCTTGTCTCGCAAAGACAGGGCTTGGCGCACCCCCTTGCCCAACTCCTTCAGATAGTCACGGGTCGATTTGGTCGTAAAGGCCAGGGCTTGCAGCTCGGTGCCAGCCCGGATGGCCGCCCGCACGCCCTTGATCTCCATCGCCCGGTGCACCGAGCGTTTGTTGATCTGCTGCAACTCGGTGGGAATCTTGGCCGCCCGCTCGGCAATCTCCAGCACCCGCTGTTCCAGCTCCGCAGTGGGAAAAGCTCGGTTGGCAAAGCCTTTTTCGGCCGCCTCAACCCCGCTCAGCGCGTCCCCGGTCAGCATCATCTCCATCGCGTCCCGCATGCCCATCAGCCAGGGGTGAAACTGCATATCGGGCGGGCTCATGAGGCGGACCGGCGGATAGCCGATTTGCGCGTCTTCGGCCACATACACCAGATCGCAGGCCGTGGCCAACTCGCTGCCTCCGGCCAGGCAATAGCCGTGGACCTGGGCAATAACGGGCTTGGCCAGGTCCCAAATGCGAAACGAGCCCTCAATCACATGCCGCGCCCACTGCCCGGCCCCGTCGGCAGAGTAGTAGGGCTGGTCTTTGGTATTGTCGCTGCCCAGATCATAGCCGGCCGAGAAACACGTACCTGCTCCGCGCAGGATGCTGACCCGAACGTCCGGGTCGCGGTCGGCGTCTTCCAGAGCCTGCAAAATTTCGGTCCGCAGCCGGTTGTTCAGCGCGTTACGCTTTTGCGGCCGATTGAGGGTAACCCGCCGGACCGCCGGCAGCGGGCTATCAACCAGAATACACTCATAGCTTGCCATGGAGGACCTCCTTTGTGTCAGCGCAGCCATCAGCGTCCAAGTATAGCCACAGCCGGACGGGACTGCCAATTGTCCCGAGCGGGCCGGCTTGGGCCGCTTCGACAGCAGGCCGGCGTGTTGACGCCCGAGACGGTTTGTCTGCATATGGGCGAAGATAGGGAGGAGAGTTCTATGACACCCACACCCGCCTCAGACTCTCATGGCCGCGCCTTTCCGGCCGCTGGCCGCTATCCGGTCCTGGCCCTGACCTATGTCGTCCTCAAACCGCTGTTGTGGCTGGTCGACAAAGCCGGCTACTCGGAGCGGCTGTGGGCGGTTCTCGTGCGCCAGATGCGCCAGCGCCTGCTGGCCGGTCATGATTTTGGCGACTATCTACCGACCGAGCACGATGTCGTGGTGTGTACCTATCCCAAATGCGGGACAAACTGGGCGATGCAGATCGCCTATCAAATCGCTATGCGGGGGCACGGAGAGTTCGCCCATATTCACGATGTCGTGCCCTGGCCGGACTTTGCCAGACAAGACCTCGTCATCCCCCTGTCGGACGACACGGCCCGTAACGCCGCGCCGACCGGACTGCGGGTGATCAAGACCCACCTGGCGTGGGACCGCATCCCGTATACTCCCCAGGCGCGCTACATCTGCGTGATTCGCGATCCCAAAGACACGTTTGTGTCCTTCTATCACTTCGTCCGCGAGGTGATGTTCGGGCCGCTGATGCCCTCCGTCCCGGTCTGGTTGCGGCTCTGTTTTTCGGACGCGGCGCTGTTTGTCTGGGAGGAACATTTCCAGAGCTACTGGAAAGAGCGCCAGCTGCCGAATCTGTTGATGTTGACCTTCGAGGACATGCAGGCCGACCTGCCCCAGACCGTGCGGACGATTGCGGCTTTTCTGACCGTCGAGCTGACTGCGGACGAGTTCGAGCTGGTGTGTGAGAAGAGTGCGTTTGCCTATATGAAACGGCTGGGTGACAAATTCGCCCCGCCGGCGCTCACCCCGTGGTCGTCGCCCAATCGCCAGACGATCCGCCGAGGCGCCAGTGGCGGCTCGGCCGAACTCCTGAGCCCCGAGCAGCAGCGCTTTATCGACGCCCAGTGCAAGGCTGGGCTGGCCCGTCTGGGCAGCGATTTTCCGTTTGACACGGTCTGGGGAGAGGCGTCCAGCGACGCCGCACACCCGCACCGCCAAGATGAGCAGATGAACAGGTCGGATTAACGGAGCGTAATCCGACACGCCACCCCGCCCTACTCCGTCGGCTGACGCCTACGGCTACACCGACCTACAAGACTGGGCCGGAGATAACCCACCCCGCCGCTAGCGCGGCACCCCTCCTTGGGAGGGGATGGGGACGGTTCCCCTCCTGGGAGGGGTGGCCGGAGGCCGGGGTGGGTTTCTTTTTGCATCACACGTTTCCGGGGGGAGAGGCTAGCCCCGCCCTTGTCCTTCTTCAATAGGCGTGTCGGGCAGGCGGCCCCACACATTCCACGAGGCGTCAAAGCTGCGCACCTGGGGATAACCGAGCAGCTGGGTCAGCACAAACCAGGTATGAGCCGAGCGGATGCCCACCGCACAGTAGGTAATCGTTTCCTTATCGGCCGTGACGCCCTGGCCCGCGTACAGGGCGGCCAGGGAATCCGCCGACTTGAACGTGGCGTCCTCGTTGAGGGCGTCTTCATAGTAGAGGTACGTGGCCCCGGGAATATGTCCGCCCCGCTCCGTCCCCTGCGGGGGCTCCTGCATGAATAATTCACCCCGGTATTCCTCGGGCGTGCGGACATCGAGCAGGACGGCGTTGTCTTTACCCACCGCAGCCCGGACTCTGTCCTGGAGGGCGCGCAGGTCTGGATTCGGGTCGTGGGCGACATACGTGGCGGCTGAGACGGCCGGCGGCTCGGTCGTCAGCGCGTGACCCTCGGCGACCCATTTCTGACGGCCACCGTTCAGGACACGCACATCGGCATGACCGACGGATCTGAGAAACCAGAACACCCACGGGGCCAGCGCGCTATGCTCGCTGTAGGCAACCACGGTGGTGTCGTTGGCAATGCCCGAACGTGTGCACAAGTCTTCGACCGACTTCTTGTCAAAATTGATTTGCCAGTCCGGTCCAAGCAGGGTCCCGATTCCGTTCCAGAAAACGGCGCCGGGGATATGGCCCGATTCGTACGGCGTCGGGTCAATGTGGATGTCAACGATACGGACCTTGGGGTCATCGAGATGTTCGGCGAGCCATTGGGTATCAACCAGGACCTCGGGGTGGGCATAGTCTTTCATTCTGTCTCTCCTGTTCAAGGTCTGCGACAAGTAGGGGCGCGTTTCTAACCCCCCCCTACCCTCTCTATGTGCCAGACTTCACGTAGCCAGAAAAGCCCGTTTCTGCTCACAGCGCCATATAGGTCTCGCCGCTTCCCTTGCTGCTTGTATTATTTTGCATTACTTTGCAATGCATCTATGGCTTCTCAACTCTCCCTTCGCCTACCAACCGCCCTGGCCGAAAAACTCGCTCAGGCTGCGGCCAGGATGCAACGCAAACAGTCCGAGGTCGTCCGCCTCGCCCTGGAACAATTCCTGGAGACCGAGCTGGAGGCTCGCCCAATCACACGGGTTCGTGACCTCCTGGGGAGTGTCGAAAGCGGACTGCCCGACCTTGGCAGCCAACATCGTACCTACCTCAAGAGCAGACCCATCAGCCCGTCTGAAAGTGGGGCATGACCTTGGTCGCAAAGCGCTCCATCGAGCCCCGGAGTTCCTTCTGATCCAGGCCGCCCAGGTCCATGTACAGCATGAGGTTGCTCAGCCCCAGCTCCTCCTGTAGCAACCCGATCCGATCCACACACTGGGACGGATCGCCACACAGCACCAGGTCGGGATACATCTGGTCAAAGGTGACGTGACGCATATTTTCGCCCAGCTTCTTCCAGGCGTCATACTGTTTGCCCGGGATTTTTTCCGGCGGCCCGATCAGCGGCCCGACAAAATGCAGGTAGCGCATATAGTGCCGCTCCCAGGTCTGGCGGGCCTGCTCGGGCGTGTCGGCGACAAAGCAGTGGTAGGCGCCGGCAATCTCAATATCCTGGGCATCATGGCCGGCCTGGCTCAGCGTCTCGCGGTACAGCTGGACGTTTTCCTTGAACGCGCTGAGCGGCATGGTGAACAGGGCCAGCAGCAGCGAGTGGCCCTTGTGGCCGGCCGCCACAAAAGACTCCGGGCTCGCCGCCGCAGCCATATAGATGGGCGGCATGGGTTTTTGCAGGGGGCGCGGCAGCAGCCTGACCTCGTTGGCGGTGTAGAACTCTCCCCGGTAGGAAAACGTCTCCTCGGTCCAGGCCCGCTCAATCACCTCCAGGGCCTCCTGAAAGCGCCCCCGGCTCTCGTCCATCGACTGATTGAAGCCATCATAAATCAGCTTGATAAAGCCCCGTCCAACGCCAAAGTCGAGCCGTCCGCCGCTCAGCAGATCGAGCATGGCGTAGTCTTCGGCCAGACGGATCGGATCGTGGTGGGGCAGCAGGGCGACTGCGGTGCCGATCCGCATTTTGGTGGTCCGCTGGGCGATGGCCATGGCTACAATCTGGGGCGAGGGGCACACATAGTTACAGAAGTGGTGCTCGCCGACCCACACCGCGTCAAAGCCCAGCTCTTCGGCCAGATCGACCTCGGCGAAAAAGTCCTTGTAGTACTGCTCCTCGGATTTGTCCTCGGGGTAGTGGTCCAGCAGACTCAGCATGCCAAACTTCATGGCTTCCTCCCTTTTGCGCAGGCAGCAGGCCGTCAGGCTTCCGCAGCCAGCCTGTGTTGTACGCCGCATCATTTTTTTATGCAAATACTCGTACTCCGAAGCTGCCCGCCTTGGCGGATCGAGCTGAATTTTCTACTTGACAAAGAAGGAAAAATAGAGGGATAACCGCCCTGCATTGCACGGGGGGGCAGCCGCACGGCGCATGATTGCTTCCTCAGCAACATGCATCCGTTTGTGCGAAGCAGCCGTGGAGAATCGAGAAAGGAGGGAGATGACCTAGAGGTACACACATCTGAAGCCCGGTTGGACAAGAAGAATTGGGATAGGAAGACTCATTCAGAGAAGGAGAAAACATGAGAAAGATGCTCATGCCGAAAGATGCTCATGCCGAAAGATGCTCATGCCATTGATGCTCATCGTAGCGCTGGTCGCGATTCCAGACAGAGCGGAATCACTCAGCATTCTGTTGACCAACGATGATGGGATAACCACGCCTGGTCTCCAAACCGTGAAAAACGCACTCCGGGCTGCTGGTCACGACGTGCTCGTGGTTGCCCCGGACGGAGCGCAGAGCGGCAGTAGTGCCGCCGTAACCCTCGCTTCAATCGTCCTCACCGAAGTCGGCCCGGACGAATACTCCGCCGCCGATACCGAGCCGGCCAGCTGTATCGGCGTGGGCTTGGGGCTTCTGGCTGAGAAAGAAATGGTACCCGACTTGGTCATATCGGGGACTAATGATGGAGCCAATATCGGGGCAGCAACGCCGGTGTCAGGAACCGTGGGGGGGGGCCATTGCTGCTATCAGCTTGATCGTGGCAGGCAGCTCGATTCCAGCCATTGCCATCAGTACAGATCCACCGGATGGTGTTGATGAGGACGAGAACCCCATGGAATTTGAGGCGCACTTTGCGAATGTTGCCGACTTTCTTGTGGAGCTGGTGACGTTCATCGAGGGAGCACCGCTTGGAGAGGACGGCGCACTCTTGCCGCTCGGTACAGCGCTCACTGTCAATTATCCGCCATTGGCTCCTGAAGAGATTAAAGGCATCTCGTCGAACGTCCAGGGGCGAACGTATCCCGGCCTGACGCTGGCCTATGTGAGAAATGCCGAGGATCCGAATACCTTCGATGTCAGCTTCCCTGACCCCGGCCCGCAAGAAGAAGTTCCTGGCGCAGACGCGACGGCTTTCGGTGATGGGTACATTACCATTGTTCCGATCGAGGCGAACTACACCGTTGACCGAAAAACCAGACTCAGTATCGAAGCCGGACTGAGCGGTTTTACCGGAAGAGACGACAGCGGTCCGATGGGAGTGTTCGAGAGTCCGATGCCGAACTCGTTCCAGAGCGGTCTCGGAGTAATCTCGGGCTGGGTGTGTGCGGCCGACACGGTGGAGATCGAGATCAACGGCACCACCCACGTTGCCGCGTATGGCACCGACCGAGCTGACACCGAGCATACAGAGGCGGGTGAGGAGCTGTGTGGCGACCGGGACAATGGCTTCGGGCTGTTGTTCAACTGGAATCTGTTGGGGAACGGAGAGCATACCGTCGTAGCCCTGGCGGATGGCGTGGAACTGGGCCGGGCGACGGTCCAGGTCACCACCCTGGGCCAGGAGTTTGTGGAGAACGCCGCAGGGATGTGCACGGTAGAGGACTTTCCGACAATGGGCGAGAACGTGACACTGACCTGGCAGGAGCCGAGCCAGAGCTTTGTCATTACGGGCCGCGAGTAAGGGCCGCGCCGAGGAGGGGCTGCCCCCGCCCCTGGGGGCCGCCCCTCTCACTCGAGGACGGGCCAAGACAAGGGCCACAGGAGTATTGTATGCCAAGCCCGACCCGATCAGCCGCCATCCGGGCCAAGCTGGACCACCCGATTATCGACTCGGACGGTCATACGGCCGAGTTTGAGCCGGCGGTCTTTGACTATATGCGTGACATTGGCGGCAGCCAGGCGGTCGAGCGCTTTCAGAAGGCGCCGGATGTCCCGTTTCGGTTTGGCTGGTATGAGCTGTCCGGCCAGGAGCGCCGCACGCTGCGCGCCCCGCGACCGCACTGGTGGGTCCACCCGACCAAGAACAGCCTGGACCGGGCGACCAGCTCGCTACCCAGGCTGCTCCACCGTCGCCTGGACGAAACCGGCCTGGACTTCAGCGTGATCTATCCCAGCATCGGCATGGCCGCCCTGCACACCGGCGATGACGAACTGCGCCAAGTCGCCTGCCGGGCGTTCAACACCTAACCACGCCGACATCTTCCGCGAATACGCCGACCGGCTCACACCCGCAGCCATGATCCCCATGCACACCCCCGAGGAGGCCAGCGCCGAACTCGACTATGCGGTCACGACCCTCGGCCTGAAAGTCCCGCTCCTGGCCGCCCATGTCCGGCGTCCGATTCCGGCCGCCCGGCACGTCCCGGAGCTGGGCCGCTACGCGTTTTGGCTCGACACCTTCGGCATTGACAGCGCGTATGACTACGACCCGGTGTGGGCCACGTGTCTTGAACTCAAGGTCGCGCCGACGTTTCACTCCATCGGGGCGGGCTGGGGCAGCCGGACCTCGATCTCAAACTTCATGTACAACCATCTGGGGCACTTTGCCGCCTCGGCCGACGCGGTGTGCAAGTCGCTGTCTTTTGGCGGCGTGACCCGGCGCTTCCCCCAACATCCGCTGGGCCTTTCTCGAAGGCGGGGCGGGCTGGGCGTGCAGCCTGTACGCGGATCTGATCGGCCACTGGCAAAAACACAACGTCAATTTCATCCACAACTTCGACCCGGCCAATCTGGACAAAGCCCTGATGCGCGAGCTGTTCGCCGAGTACGGCGGCTCGGCGCTGGCCGACAAGCTCCAACATACCGAGCAGCGCTCGCACCTGCTGTGGGGCAGGCCCGAAGACCCGGCCGACCGGGACGAGTGGGCGGCCTGCGGCATTGAGCGGGCCGAAGATATCATCGACCTGTTTGCGACGCCCTTTTATTTCGGCTGTGAGGGCGACGACCGCATCACCGCCTGGGCTTTTGATACCCGGCGCAACCCCTTTGGCGTCAAGCTGCACACGGTCTACGGGTCCGACCTCGGACACTGGGATCTGCCGGACATGCGCAACGCGGCCGCCGAAGCCTGGGAGCTGGTCGAGGACGGCATCATCAGCGAGGCGGATTTCCGGGACTTCGTGTTCGTGAATCCGGTCAGGCTCAAGACCGACCTGAACCCCGACTTTTTTCGTGGCACGGTGGTCGAGTCCCAGGTCGAACGGCTGTTGGCCGAGTCGCGGGCGTGAATCAGCTTGACAAGACGGAAAGGCATAGCCTAGAACGGGCCAGGCAAGCGTAAACACAGGAGGGACAACTATGGGCTTACCGAACGGCGTACACCATCTGGCCATCTGTACCAAAGACATGAAGGCCCAGATCGAGTTTTTCACCCAGGTGCTGGGCATGGAGCTGGTCGCCCTGTACTGGATGCACGGCGTGAAAAATACCTACCACGGCTTTGTCAGAATGAACGACAGCTCGTCCATCGCCTTTGTCCAGGGGCCGGAGAGCGGCGAGATTCAGCCCCAGGAGGGCGTGTCGCACGCCAGCTGGACGGCGGGTCTGGTTGCCCCGGGCGCCATGCAGCACCTGGCTCTCAACGTGGACACCGAGGAAGAGCTGCTGAGCATGCGCGACCGGCTGCGCAGCCACGGTCACTGGGTGATGGGACCGCTTGACCACGGCTTTTGCAAGTCGATCTATTTTGCCGGCCCCGAGGGCTTGATGCTGGAGTTCTCGACCTCGGAGGGCGGGGCGATTGACCAGGAAGCCTGGATCGATCCCGAGGTCGTCGGGCTGAACGGCATCGACCAGGAAGAGCTTGAGCGCTACAAACACCCCCAGCCCTTTGCCTCGCGCGGCGGTACGATCCAGAATCCGGCGGTCGATCCCGACAACCCGCCCATGCGCTTTCCACCCGGCCAGGATGCGGTCTACCGCATGTCTGACGAAGACGTGACGGCTAAGCTCAGCGAGACGACCCCGCCGGTTCAGCCAAAGACGGACTAGCCCGTGTCCGGCGCAGCGCCCGTTCGCTGCGCCTCCTCCCTCGCCTCCCAGGGTCTGCTGCCGTTCCGGCGGAACGTGCGGCAGGCCGTGAAGGAGAGACAGCCGTGACCCACACCGTGCGCCCCTTTAGCGGCCAGGAGTTCCTCGACAGCCTGCGCGACGGCCGCGAAGTCTGGATCTATGGCGAGCGGGTCAAAGACGTCACCCAGCATCCGGCCTTTCGGAACTCGGCCCGGATGCTGGCCCGCCTGTATGACGCGCTGTACGATCCCCACAAGAGCGCCGCGCTGACCACCGAGACCGATACCGGTAGCGGCGGCTTCACCCACAAGTTCTACAAAGTCCCCCGTAATGTGGCCGACCTGGTCGGCAGCCGCGACGCCATTGCCGAGTGGGCGCGCATCTCCTACGGCTGGATGGGACGCTCGCCCGACTACAAGGCCAGCCTGACAGCCACGCTGGGAGCGAATGCCGAGTTTTACGCGCCCTATCAGGACAACGCCCGGCGCTGGTATCGTCAGACCCAGGAACGCTGCCTGTTCCTGAACCACGCCCTAGTCAACCCGCCGACCGACAAGGGCCGCCCGCCCGACGAGGTCAGCGATGTCTACGTCCATGTCGAGAAGGAAACCGACGCCGGCGTCATTGTCAGCGGGGCCAAGGTCGTGGCCACGGGTTCGGCCCTGACCCACTACAATTTCATCGGCTTCTACGGCCCGACGCCGTTGAGCCGACCCGAGATGGCGCTGTTCGCCATGATTCCCATGGACCAGCCCGGGGTGAAGCTCATCTGCCGGCCGTCCTACGAACTGGCCGCAGCCACCATGGGCAGCCCGTTTGACTACCCCCTGTCCTCGCGGCTGGACGAAAACGACGCCATCCTGATTCTGGACCACGTGCTCATCCCGTGGGAAGACCTGTTTGTCTACCGCGATGTGGACAAGGCCAACGCCTTCTTCCCCGGCTCGGGTTTTATTCCGCGCTTCACCCTGCACGGCTGCACCCGCTTTGCGGTCAAGCTCGATTTCTTCAGCGGCCTGCTGCTCAAG from Desulfurellaceae bacterium encodes:
- a CDS encoding enoyl-CoA hydratase/isomerase family protein, which produces MASYECILVDSPLPAVRRVTLNRPQKRNALNNRLRTEILQALEDADRDPDVRVSILRGAGTCFSAGYDLGSDNTKDQPYYSADGAGQWARHVIEGSFRIWDLAKPVIAQVHGYCLAGGSELATACDLVYVAEDAQIGYPPVRLMSPPDMQFHPWLMGMRDAMEMMLTGDALSGVEAAEKGFANRAFPTAELEQRVLEIAERAAKIPTELQQINKRSVHRAMEIKGVRAAIRAGTELQALAFTTKSTRDYLKELGKGVRQALSLRDKGFGDYRERENS
- a CDS encoding sulfurtransferase, which produces MKDYAHPEVLVDTQWLAEHLDDPKVRIVDIHIDPTPYESGHIPGAVFWNGIGTLLGPDWQINFDKKSVEDLCTRSGIANDTTVVAYSEHSALAPWVFWFLRSVGHADVRVLNGGRQKWVAEGHALTTEPPAVSAATYVAHDPNPDLRALQDRVRAAVGKDNAVLLDVRTPEEYRGELFMQEPPQGTERGGHIPGATYLYYEDALNEDATFKSADSLAALYAGQGVTADKETITYCAVGIRSAHTWFVLTQLLGYPQVRSFDASWNVWGRLPDTPIEEGQGRG
- a CDS encoding sulfotransferase domain-containing protein, encoding MTPTPASDSHGRAFPAAGRYPVLALTYVVLKPLLWLVDKAGYSERLWAVLVRQMRQRLLAGHDFGDYLPTEHDVVVCTYPKCGTNWAMQIAYQIAMRGHGEFAHIHDVVPWPDFARQDLVIPLSDDTARNAAPTGLRVIKTHLAWDRIPYTPQARYICVIRDPKDTFVSFYHFVREVMFGPLMPSVPVWLRLCFSDAALFVWEEHFQSYWKERQLPNLLMLTFEDMQADLPQTVRTIAAFLTVELTADEFELVCEKSAFAYMKRLGDKFAPPALTPWSSPNRQTIRRGASGGSAELLSPEQQRFIDAQCKAGLARLGSDFPFDTVWGEASSDAAHPHRQDEQMNRSD
- a CDS encoding LLM class flavin-dependent oxidoreductase, which translates into the protein MKFGMLSLLDHYPEDKSEEQYYKDFFAEVDLAEELGFDAVWVGEHHFCNYVCPSPQIVAMAIAQRTTKMRIGTAVALLPHHDPIRLAEDYAMLDLLSGGRLDFGVGRGFIKLIYDGFNQSMDESRGRFQEALEVIERAWTEETFSYRGEFYTANEVRLLPRPLQKPMPPIYMAAAASPESFVAAGHKGHSLLLALFTMPLSAFKENVQLYRETLSQAGHDAQDIEIAGAYHCFVADTPEQARQTWERHYMRYLHFVGPLIGPPEKIPGKQYDAWKKLGENMRHVTFDQMYPDLVLCGDPSQCVDRIGLLQEELGLSNLMLYMDLGGLDQKELRGSMERFATKVMPHFQTG
- a CDS encoding VOC family protein, producing the protein MGLPNGVHHLAICTKDMKAQIEFFTQVLGMELVALYWMHGVKNTYHGFVRMNDSSSIAFVQGPESGEIQPQEGVSHASWTAGLVAPGAMQHLALNVDTEEELLSMRDRLRSHGHWVMGPLDHGFCKSIYFAGPEGLMLEFSTSEGGAIDQEAWIDPEVVGLNGIDQEELERYKHPQPFASRGGTIQNPAVDPDNPPMRFPPGQDAVYRMSDEDVTAKLSETTPPVQPKTD
- a CDS encoding ribbon-helix-helix protein, CopG family, giving the protein MASQLSLRLPTALAEKLAQAAARMQRKQSEVVRLALEQFLETELEARPITRVRDLLGSVESGLPDLGSQHRTYLKSRPISPSESGA
- a CDS encoding dienelactone hydrolase family protein: MRTETLEYKDGDVTLKGYLALDDQSDHKRPGILVMPEAFGLGKHAKERAQRLAALGYVALAADPYGDGLEVTDLQEAVKYAGAIRETAEKFRQRGRAALDTLAGLPQVDADRLAMIGFCMGGSFSLELARDGAPLCGIVSFHGALETDKPAQAGQVKAKILVCHGADDPFVPPEHVNAFQEEMTKAGANWQVISYGGTVHSFTNPDAAAAGMDGIAYHAQTDRRSWKAMRDFFDEIFA